A section of the Ornithinimicrobium sufpigmenti genome encodes:
- the dhaK gene encoding dihydroxyacetone kinase subunit DhaK, with the protein MKKFINDPADVVVEALQGVALAHPDRLRVDLEHQVVLRAGGPVPGKVGVLSGGGAGHEPLHSGFVGSGMLDAACCGQVFTSPVPDQILAATAAVDTGAGVVQIVKNYTGDVLNFEMAAELAGADGVRVRTVLVADDVAVEDSLFTAGRRGVGATVLVEKIVGAAAEDGSDLDACAELGQRVAAASRSMGIALSSCTVPAAGRPTVDLGPDEIEIGVGIHGEPGRRRQAMAPARELAAQLVEPVVDDLGLQRDEPALVFLNGLGGTPQLELYLMFQEVHRLLEARGIAVVRSLVGSYLTSLEMAGCSLTLLRTDEQMLRCWDAPVDTPALRW; encoded by the coding sequence GTGAAGAAGTTCATCAACGACCCCGCTGACGTGGTCGTCGAAGCCCTCCAAGGCGTGGCCCTGGCCCATCCGGACCGGCTGCGCGTCGACCTCGAGCACCAGGTGGTCCTGCGCGCCGGGGGACCGGTGCCCGGCAAGGTCGGTGTGCTCTCCGGTGGCGGCGCGGGGCACGAGCCCCTGCACAGCGGCTTCGTCGGCTCAGGCATGCTGGACGCCGCCTGCTGCGGGCAGGTGTTCACCTCCCCGGTGCCCGACCAGATCCTGGCGGCGACAGCCGCCGTGGACACCGGTGCCGGGGTGGTGCAGATCGTCAAGAACTACACCGGCGACGTGCTCAACTTCGAGATGGCCGCCGAACTGGCAGGGGCGGACGGGGTCCGCGTGCGCACGGTCCTGGTGGCCGACGACGTCGCGGTCGAGGACAGCCTCTTCACCGCCGGTCGTCGTGGCGTGGGTGCCACCGTCCTGGTGGAGAAGATCGTGGGAGCAGCCGCCGAGGACGGGTCGGACCTGGACGCGTGCGCAGAGCTGGGGCAGAGGGTCGCCGCGGCCAGCAGATCGATGGGTATCGCGCTGAGCTCCTGCACCGTGCCGGCGGCCGGGCGCCCGACCGTCGACCTGGGACCGGACGAGATCGAGATCGGCGTCGGGATCCATGGCGAGCCCGGCCGGCGCCGGCAGGCCATGGCCCCCGCCCGGGAGCTCGCGGCGCAGCTGGTCGAACCAGTGGTCGACGACCTCGGCCTACAACGAGACGAGCCCGCGCTCGTCTTCCTCAACGGTCTGGGCGGCACCCCTCAGCTGGAGCTCTACCTGATGTTCCAGGAGGTGCACCGGCTGCTGGAGGCGAGAGGGATCGCCGTGGTGCGCTCCCTCGTGGGCAGCTACCTGACCTCCCTGGAGAT
- a CDS encoding GNAT family N-acetyltransferase, whose amino-acid sequence MTDGEDTPRGPVLKTGRLLPRPWRVSEAAVMHQLWNERDPRVPPRRRIDTEGHPTVSELAESIRSDRPHVDRSARHGARGDGEAIGYCGLVDSGRAVPGEPELAFELLRRQWGRGYATEASHAVMDWARSSGHKRLWATVGDWNIASRRCSCSRRRSSFRSCWSHPATSLWRRLCTPKISASFSTDTFTAGGGGGLQRHLVAPVTRHPWSPLTHRVCRAFVTLPPTTGAGLGTVARVGDGSGSGSLGGRCAGCSRRRCRGRATALVNASPARATGPRTHRSRRGRALENYDFVVEARYDGRRHHSWESPNLSGGHPA is encoded by the coding sequence GTGACCGACGGGGAGGACACGCCGCGCGGACCGGTCCTGAAGACCGGCCGCCTGCTGCCGCGGCCCTGGCGAGTCAGTGAGGCGGCGGTCATGCACCAGCTGTGGAACGAGCGGGATCCGCGGGTGCCGCCTCGCAGGCGGATCGATACTGAGGGGCACCCCACGGTCTCGGAGCTGGCGGAGTCGATTCGTTCCGATCGACCCCATGTCGATCGGTCTGCTCGCCATGGAGCTCGTGGAGACGGGGAGGCCATCGGCTACTGCGGCCTGGTCGACAGCGGGCGAGCCGTCCCAGGCGAACCGGAGCTGGCCTTCGAACTGCTCCGGCGTCAGTGGGGTCGGGGGTACGCCACCGAAGCGTCCCATGCGGTCATGGACTGGGCCAGGTCATCCGGACACAAGCGCCTGTGGGCGACCGTAGGGGACTGGAACATCGCGTCACGGCGCTGCTCCTGCTCGAGGAGGCGGTCCTCCTTCAGGTCGTGCTGGAGCCACCCGGCCACGTCGCTATGGAGGCGCCTCTGCACACCCAAAATTTCAGCGTCCTTCTCGACGGACACGTTCACCGCCGGCGGCGGCGGCGGACTCCAGCGGCACCTCGTTGCCCCGGTCACTCGGCATCCCTGGTCTCCTCTCACTCATCGTGTCTGTCGCGCTTTCGTCACTCTCCCTCCTACGACCGGGGCAGGCCTCGGGACTGTTGCACGGGTAGGTGACGGGAGTGGGTCAGGCAGTCTGGGCGGCCGGTGTGCAGGATGCAGTCGGCGACGTTGCCGGGGCCGGGCGACGGCACTGGTGAACGCGTCGCCGGCCCGTGCGACGGGCCCGCGAACGCACAGGTCGAGACGAGGCCGTGCACTGGAGAACTACGACTTCGTTGTCGAAGCCAGGTACGATGGCCGCCGCCACCATTCCTGGGAGTCGCCGAATCTGTCCGGCGGACACCCTGCGTGA